The Terriglobales bacterium DNA window CCATGTTGCCGCGCACCGCGACCGAGACGAAGTTCTGGCTGCCCTGCACCGGGCCGCCGTGCCAGCTCTGGCCGCGATCGGTGCTGCTGAACAGGCCCACGGAAGTCGCCGCGAACCACTTGCTCGGAGCGAGTTCCAGGGCCGCGACACGCGCCTTCAGGTCAAAGACCAGCGTCTGCTTGCTGACGCTCGACTTCATCCCTTTGCGCGCGGGCGTGACCACCACCTTCTCCGTGACCGCGACATTGGCCGGGCGCCAGTTGCGCGTTGTGCGCTCCCACTGGAAGATGCCGGCATTGGTCCCGGCTAGCAACGAACCGTCGTCCGCCTGGCGCAGGGCGAAGACGTCGCGTCCGGCCAGGCCGTCGCTGGCCTGCTGCCAGCTCTCGCCCCCGTCATGGGAAAGGAAGACCCCGCCGAACTCCTTGTCATTCAGCAAGCCGGCGTAGACCGTCTGGCTGTCGCTGCGATCGAGCAGCAGGGCCGCAACCTGGCGATGGGCGAAGCCGCGGTTGGAGGCCAAGAAGGTCTGCGCCGCATTGTCGCTGGCCAGCACGCCGCTGCGGTCGGTAGCCAGCAGGACCCGCGCCGGACGCCGCGGATCGACCAGCACGTCATTGACGATGATGTTGGGCGCGCTCACCCGTTTCCAGGTCTTGCCCGCGTCCACCGTCTTCCACAGGCCTTCGGTCGTTCCGGCATACACCACATTGCGGTCATTGGGGTCCTGCTTGAGGACGCGGGTGCGCCGCGCCGAGAATGGGATCCCCTGGATCTTGTGGAACAGCTCGCCGCCGTTCTCGCTCTTGTAGATCCCCGAACAGGCGCTGGCATATACCACCGCGGGCTGCTGCGGATCGATGATGATGGAGAAGACGTCGGAATCGTCGATGATGCCCTTCTTGATGTTGCTCCAGGTGGCTCCGCCGTTGCTGGTCTTCCAGGGCAGGTGCCAGGTGCCAGCGTAGATGACGGCCGGATCGGCCGGATCGATCGCCACCGACTCGAAGTTCTTCAACTCGCTGTGCCCGTTGGGCGTGATCTTGCGCCACGTCTGGCCGGCGTCGTCACTGCGGAAGACGCCGTCCAGCGCCCCCGCCACCATGATTTCCGGATGCCCGGCGGCCAGGGCGAAGGCACGGATGCTCTTGCCATGCATCGCCGGAATCGTCTCCCAGGTGCGCCCATCGTCGCGGCTGCGGAACAGTTCGCCGCGCTCGCCGCTCTCCACGCTCCACGCGGCCACGTAGATGGTTCCCCGATGCACGGGGTCGAAGATCACATGGTCGAGCACCAGGTCGTCGCCGTCGCCCAGGTGGGCGAAACGCGACCAGCTGGCGCCGTTATCGCTGGAGACGAACAGCTTGCCAGAACTGGTGCCCAGGAGGATGCGGTCGGGGTTGCGCGGATCGTAGGTCAGGCTGCGGACATCGCCGCCATCCGGACCTAAGGCGCGCCAGCTCGCGGCCTGGCTGCAGCACACCGCTGCGGCCACCAGGACTGCCACCACCATGATGGTGCGAAAGCGCATGGCAAACCGAAGAATCATACAAAATCCATTCCGGCCAGAGTAGTGGGATTTGATGTCATTGCCGGAGCTAACTTTGCCCCCAGCCGCCAGACCCGGCAAGTTACCGAAGGCCGAAATGAGAATGGCCGGTGGGTGTGGACCCACCGGCCAGAAAACAAAGGAGTTACTGCTTTTTCGGGGCCGCAGCCGCGGGCTTCTTCGCGGTCGTCTTGGCCTTCTTGGCAGGGGCAGTCGGCTTCTCCATCACCGGCTCGGTGCCAGCCTGCTTGAAGGTGGCGCCCGCAGGCACGATCCACTGCTCGGTGCTGGCGGCATCCGCGCTGCCGGAACGGGTCTCGAGCCGCGCCGGATCGATGCCCTTCTCCTTCGTCATGTACTCCTTGACGTTGGCGGCACGCTGCCCGGCCAGGTTCTTGACCTTCTCCTTGGCGGTCTTGTTGCCGACGATGACGCCCTTGGCGTCGGCATCGCGCTGCAGGCGCAGGGCGTAATCGTCGAGTGCGGCCTTGCAGGCGTTGTCCACGCGCGCCGGCTTGGCTTTGTTGGTGTAGCTGCACTCGTTGAGCTTGCTGGCCTCGGGCGGCGGCGGCGGATTCTCGACGTTCACATTGGCCGTGCCATTGCTCGACAGGTTGCGGCTGTCGGTACAAGTCGCGGTCACCGTGATGGGACCGGGGGATGCGCCCGCGGTGTCCAGGGTCGCGCTGTTGCCGCTGCCCGACACCCGGCCCGCGCTCGACGACCAGTTGGTGATGCTCGCCGTCACCGGGTAGTCGGCGCTGTTGTCCGGGCTGCTGCACGAGCAGGAGATGGTCGAAGGCGTCCCCGACTGCACCGTGCTCGGGTTCGCCGAGCAGGCAACCTGCGGAGGATTCTTCGGCCGTTCCTTCACCCGGAAGCTGGTGTTGCAGCTCGCCGTCGCCTTCGGGTTCTTGGTGTCGGTGACCTTCGCCGTCAGGGTGTAGCTGCCGGGGTTCAGGCCTTTGGTGTCGATGTTGGCGGTCTCCTTGCCCGCGACCTTCAGGCCGCCGCTGGCCGTCCAGGCGATGTCCACCGGGTGCTTGGGATTGAAGCCGCCAGGGGTCACGGTCGCGCGCACGCCTTCACCGGCGAACACCTCCGTGGGCTGCACCGAGCAAGCCGCGGTGGGCGGAGCCGGAGGCGGCCCGCCGCCCAGCAGGAACACCAGGCCGGTGCGGACCCGCGCCGCGTTCACCGCCTCCGAAAGGAAATCAGGCTCGGCACGGACCCAATCCGCTTCGATGAGGCGGATGGCGATGTTACGGTGGACCTTCAGGTCAAGACCGCCGCCCAGGGCCAGCCCGACGCTGTTGTCGGCGCTCAGCCCGGACGGGGAAACGCGCGCCAGGCCGAACAGCGCGTGCACGAACGGCCGGGCATGCTCGCCGTTAAGCAGGGTGAATTTCGGCCCGAACAGGATGGTGCTGATATTGGAAGTGTCGGAGTAATGCCCGCCGAAATCGGCCCCGAACCCGAAGTGGGGGGTGAAGTTGTAAGTCACGTTCGTGCCCCAGCCCGCAGGAATGCTCTCGTCGGGAGCATTGGCGGACCCGGGGTGAAGGTAAGAATAGCCTGCGAAGATCTCGACTTTAGGCGGCGACTGGTCTTGCGCCGCAGCTCCCAATGAAAAAAGCGCGATCGAACAAAATGCCAACAGTAAACGACGGATCAGCATGGGTGCTTCCTCCGGTATCAAAACTGAACTCTTGCGGGACTGTCACGCGCAACCGAAAATGCGGCCGAAGCGGCACAGAAGGAGACGGACCCCGGCCGCAAGCTGCGAATTGTAACAGCTTTGGCAGCCGGAGCGAAAGGAAGCGGGAGCCGCATCTCGCGCTAGCAAAGGAACTTCGGCGATCTCGTGTCGGAGGGGGCCGGGCGGCCGATTACTGATTGATAAACCTGGGTTGCGCCGATTACGAAAGTGCACTGCCCCCTTGCCTTGACCGAGCGGCATGTTGTTCGATGCAAGTGACCTCAGACCTGGTGCCGGCATCACAAGAAGGAGATTCCGAGCGATGGTCTCAAGCGCCGGCCCGCACCCTGTAAGGCATAATGAATCGAGCGAGATGAGCCAGGAAAAGGTACTGATCGTCGAGGACGAGGACAACGCCCGCACCGGCTTGGCCGAAATGGTCGGGACCTGGGGCTATCGGACGGAGACTGCCCGCGACGGGCTGGAGGCCCTGGAAAAAGCGGCGGCCTGGTCGCCGGCAGTGGTGATCACCGACATCAAGATGCCGCGGATGGACGGCATCGAGTTGCTGCAGCGGCTGGCCGAATTGCCCGTGCCCATCATGGCCATCGTGGTCACGGCCCAGGGGTCGGGCGAGGTCGGCTTCCAGGCCGGACAACTCGGCGCCTACAGCTACATCGAGAAACCCATCCATCCGGCGCGGCTGCGCAACCTGCTGGAGAACGCCACCCGGCAGCACGAGACCGAGGTCGAGCTGGAGGTCACGCGCCGCAAGCTGCGCGACACCGGCACTCTGGGCTCGCTGGTGGGCTCCTCGAAGAAGATGCAGGAGATCTTCCGCCTGGTCGAGATGGTGGCCCCGAGCACCGCCTCGGTGCTCATCACCGGCGAGAGCGGCACCGGCAAAGAGCTGGTGGCCCGCACCATCCATAATCTGAGTCCGCGCAAAAGCAAGCCGTTCGTGGCCATCAACTGCTCCGCCATCCCTGAGACCCTGATCGAGAGCGAGATCTTCGGCCATGAAAAAGGCGCCTTCACCGGCGCCCTGGAGCGCCGCGCCGGCTGCTTCGAACTCGCCGAGGAAGGCACGCTCCTGCTGGACGAGATCGGGGAAATGCCGGTGGGCACGCAGGCCAAGTTGCTGCGCGTGCTCGAGGACCGCAAGCTCCGCCGCCTGGGCAGCAAGGTGGAGACGGAAGTGGACGTGCGAGTGCTGGCCGCCACCAATAAGGTCCCGGAAGAGGCCGTCGCCAAGGGCGAACTGCGTAATGACGTCTACTACCGCCTCAACGTCTTCAACATCCACATGCCGGCGCTGCGCGAACACAAGGAGGACTTGCCGCAACTGGTCGAGGCGCTGCTCGCCGAAGTCAACGCCAAGCATGGGCGCCAGGTCGCCAGGGTCAGCGAGCCGGTGATGGAGCTTTTCCTCAAGTACGGCTGGCCGGGGAATGTGCGTGAACTCCGCAACACCCTGGAGCGCGCCGTGATCGTCTGCGAGGGCGCCGCGGTGGAGCAGAAGCATCTGCCTCCGGGGTTCGGCAGCCTGCTGCCCAGGCCGCCGGTGGCCGAAGCGAACGCGGTGCGCGTCAGCGTGGGCACCACTGTGGAAGAAGCGGAGAAGGCCTTGATCCTCAAGACCCTGGAGGCTACCAATAACAACAAGACCCGGGCGGCGGAGATCCTGGGCATCAGCCTCAAGACCTTGCACAACAAGCTGAAGGAGTACGGCAGCACGGTGACCAACGGGGTAGCCGCCGGCAGCGGCACGTAGACTCATAGTTCATAGTGCATAGTGCATAGTTCATAGCCCACAGTTCGCGGTGGCCCACCTCTCGGCGCTCTTGGCGAAGGGTTGGGGAAGACGACTGAGGACTGGCGACCGGCGACTGGCGACTGCTTTTCATGGCCCGCATTCACCTGAAGACGAAACTGGTGCTGGCCATCACCCTGATGGTGATGGCGCTGGTGGCCGTCCTGTCCAGCATCTACCTCTCCCACCTGGTGCGCCAGCGGGTGGAAGAGGTGTACCAGAGCGCCCAGTTCGTGGGACACGAGGTCTTCCACGCCACCCGCCAGGCCTTGGAGGTGGACCTCAGCAGCACCAAGGCCGACCTCTCCGATCCGGCCGGGCTGCGCGCCGCCATCGAAGAGGTGCTGACCACCGATCCGGGCCTCAATTCCCTGCTGCAATCCATCGTGGGTTATTCGCCCACCATCTACGACGTGGCCATCGTGGACCCGCGGGGGCGCGCGCTCTTGCACACCGACGCCGACAAGACCGGCAAGCTGGTGCCGGAGCGCGATGATTTCGCGGTCGTGCGCAACGGCAGCATCCGCCAGCAGGTCGGCATGGTCTTCGGCCCGGCACGGGTCTTCGAGATCCGCATCCCGCTGGAACGCGACGGGCAGCCGTTCGGCGCCATCCGCGTCGGCATCTCGACGGTCTTCCTGAAGAACACCCTGCAACCGCAGTTGACCAGCGCGGTGCTGTTCTCCGGGCTGGCTATCCTGGTCTCCCTGGCGCTGGCCGCCGGACTCTCGAACCTGGCGCTGAAGCCGCTGGAAGCCATCAACCGGCGGCTCGACCTGCTGACCGCCGGCCAGCCGGTGCCGGAGAAGGAGAGCGCGCGCAGCGACGAGTACGGCGTGGTCACCAACAAGATCGACCGGCTCGGCCAGCAGGTGCGCGACGTCAAGGAGGTCTTCTCCGCCTTGAAGGAGAACCTTGACCAGATCATGGCCAACCTGGAAGACGGCTTGATGCTGTTCACCCGCGACTGGCGGGCGGTGCTGGTGAGCGCTGCCGTGGAGCGTTTTCTCGGCCAGCCGCGCCACCAGATGCTGGGCCATGACGTCCGCGAGATCTTCGACGAGAACACCCGGCTGGGCCGGATCGTCCGCGACGCCTTCCAGCTTCGGCAGGACGTCGGCGTCTGCGAAGTGGACACCGAAGAAGGCCGGCGGGTACAGGTCTCGGTGGACTTCATCGAGGAGAACGGCGAGCGCATCGGAGCGCTGATCACCTTGCGCGATGCCGAGTCGGTGCGGCGTATCGAGGACGAGATCGAGCTTTCCCGGCGCCTGGCCGCCATCGGGCGGCTGACCTCCGGGGTGGCCCACGAGGTCAAGAACCCGATCAACGCCATCGTGGTGCACCTCGAGGTGCTGCGGCAGAAGCTGCACGCGGTGGATCCCGACACCCAGCGCCACATGGACGTCATCGGCGCCGAGATCCAGCGCCTGGACCGCGTGGTGCAGACCCTGGTGGACTTCACCCGGCCGGTGGAATTGCGTTTGGCCGACCACGACTTGCGCCGCATCGTGGACGACGTTCTGATGCTGGCCGCCCCCGAGGCCGAACGGCTGGGCGTGGCCATCGAGCGCAACCTCGCCGGCGGGCCGCTGCCCGTCAAGGTCGATGCCGACCTGCTGAAGCAGGCGGTGCTCAACATCGTCATCAACGGGGTGCAGGCGATGCCCCGCGGCGGGAGCCTCACCGTGTCCGTCGGACGCCACGATCCCGAGGCGTGGATCGAGGTGCGCGACCAGGGCGGCGGCATCCCCCCGGACATCCGCGACAAGATCTTCAACCTTTATTTCACGACCAAGAAGGCCGGCAGCGGGATCGGCCTGGCCATGACCTATCGGGTGATGCAGTTGCACAACGGCTCCGTCGAATTCGAGAGCCGCGACGGCGAAGGCACCACCTTCCGCTTACACCTGCCGCTGGCCGCGGCCCACGAACAGCCGCCGGCAGAATTGGCGGCACAGCCCTGAGACGAGTAAGCTGTCATCAGTGAAACGCGCGCTGCACTTCGTCTTCGTCGTTCTGCTCTCGAGCTCGCTGCTCGGGCTCACCGGCTGCTGGTTCAAGAAGAAGAAGCCACCGGTGCCGCAGCCCAGCGCGCAAGCGCCTGCGCCCGCGCCGGAAACCCCGCCGCAAGAACAACCGCCACCTGCCGCCCCGCCCCAAGAAGAGCCCAAGCCGGCCGAGGCCCCACCACCCAAGCCGAAGCCCAAGCCGAAACCGAATCACGCTGCCGCCAAGCCGGCGCCCCCGGCGCCCGCCAAGCCGGAAGAGAAGCCGCAGCAGCAGGCTGCGGTCAAGCCTCCAAGGATCGTGATCTCGGAAGGCAGCAGCCGCGACTCAGCGGGGCAAATCTCGACCCCGATCGCCCACGACGACGCCACCCACCAGCGCCTGACCACCGCCCAGCTGCTGGAGTCCACCGAGGCCAACCTGCGCGACCTGAGACGCACGCTTACCGCCGACGAGCAGGCCATGGTGGCGCAGATCAAGGACTACATGGAACAGTCGCGCAACGCCACCTCTCAGCAGGACTTGGTGCGGGCCCGCAACCTGGCCCTCAAGGCCCACCTGCTCTCCGATGAATTGGTGAAGAAATAGTAAGGATGCGACCCGGTGATCACGTACTCAGTACTCGGTACTCAGTTTCCTTCGCAGTTTCACACATCCCACTGAGTACTGGGTACTGAGTACTGCGTACTTCTTCTCAGCGCGCCGTCCCCGCCGCGTTCACCTTGGCCAACACGTCCCGGGCCTGCTTCTCGAAGGGGCCCTTGAGCGCGATGGTCGCGTTCAGCGCTTCCCTGGCCTCGGCATAGCGCTTGAGCTTGGCGTAGGCATAGCCCAGGCGGAAAAGCACGACTTCCTGCGATCCCGGATCGTCCTTCAGCAGGTCGCTGGCGCTCTTGAACTCAGAGATGGCCGCGGCGGTCTTGTCCTGTTTCATCAGGGCGTAGCCCAGCGCCTCATGCGCCAGCCCGACCGACAGCTTGATGGTGCGATCGGCCTCAGGCGCATCCGCCTTGCCCAATCCCACCGCCTTGCGCGCATGTTCCATGGCCCTTGCCAGGTAAGGGTTCCTGGGATTCGGGTCCTCGGCCAGCGCATAAGCGAGCAGCGATAGGGTGGCGACGTTGTTCGGACTGGCGGCCAGCGCCGCCTCCCCGTACTTGGCGAGAGCGGTGAAATCCTGGGCCTGCAGCAGCCCCGTGATGGCCAACTGATGCACCTGGTCAATGTAGCGGCCGTCGGAGAACGATTCGTCGTACTTCTGGGCGTACTCGACCCGCTTCTTGGCGTTCTGTTCCGCAGCCACAGCGTTGAAGGCCGCGCCATCGAAGAACTCGAACTGCTGCTGCACCTGCTGGCGCTGCCCTTCCAGTTTGGCCGCCCAATCCGCGGCCTCCACTCCCGGCGGGGCCGGCGCCTTCTTGATCCCGTTGATCGCCTTGCCGCCCAGCGAGGCGTAACCCATGATCTTGCCGTTGTCCTTCAACTGCTGCGCCGCCATGGTCTGCGACATCAGGATGTCGAGATTGTTCGGCACCGCGGCCATGGCCTTGTCGCCGTAGGCCAACGCCTTGGCGGCATCGCCGGCCGATAGATAGTGCTGCGCGATCTGCGAATCGCCATAGGCCACTGCGGCCGGGCTGGAGGCGTACTTGGCGACGAACTCCTCCCACATTGCCAGCCGCTTGGCATCATCGGACTCTTTCGTGATGGCCTGGATGGCGGCATCTTCGGGCGTGCCCGCCTCGATGAGGATGCTTTGCACCTGCGCCGCCGCCGGCGCCGTAGAGACGGCAACAAGGATGATTGCCAGGAACCGGTTCTTCATGACGCACCTCGTGGCACGTTGCCCAAAGTGCCCTGGCGCGAATCGTAGCCCCAAGCTACGCTCGGCGCAACTCGCCGGTCGCCTGAGAGGTTCCAAGAAGCAGCCGAAACGGCTACTTGCCGGGGACGGCGGCTGGAGATTCCACCCGGATGCGCGCCACGCCGCCCGCCGGCATCACCACGATGCGTGGCAAGCTGCCATCTTTATGACGGAAGGGCGACAGCCCCGGGAGGGTGTCGATATGCAGATGGTCGTGCAACACAGCGCGCGCGGGGATGTCGTCGAATTCGAACAGGTCTCCGGGGAGGAAGTGGCCCTGGGCCAGGAGCAGGAGCTCGCGCTCGCTGCGCAGGTCCTGGCGCAGATGCGGGTCGAGCACCAGCACCCAGTACACGTCCCACTCCACCGGGCCATCGCTCTCCGGCACGGCGTTGACGATCATGTTGTGGTCGTAGCCCTCCCAGCCCTCGGCATGGTGCTGCGTCCCGGGGACCACGACATAGAGGTTGAGCCGCCGGTCGCGCGGGCGCTCGTTGCGGGTCGAGATGCCCAGTTGCCAGGGCCCGAAATCCAGGGTGCGCTGCCCCCGGGCGGGACGCTCGAAGGTGAGGTTGACCACCTGGCCCTCGAAGTACGCGCTCGGCATGGGCTGGCGCGGAGGCCCTGCCGCGACGCACAGGGCGCCGGCACACACCAGGGCGGTGATCGGACCGGTCCTCATCGTGACCCCACGCCTCTATTATCCGGCTACTTGAGCGCCGGATCGGCGGAAATCGTGCTGCTCCCGCAAACCGAAGGACACGCCCGCCGGTGCATTGTCAGTTTCCGTGCCGCTGCTTTTTCGAGTAGATTGAACCCAGATGCGGCGGGCGCTCCAACATCGCGGTTTGAGACTCATCTTTGTCGCCAACCTGATCTCCATGGTAGGCAGCGGCATGAACACCGCCGCCGTCACCTGGTACATCCTGCAGGCCACTCATTCCGAGATGAGCCTGAGCCTGCTGGTGGTGCTGCAGACCGTCCCCGCCATGCTCATGCTTCCCTTCACCGGGGTCATCATCGACCGCGAGGACCGGCGCCGCCTGGTCATGCTGCTCGACGCCGGCCGCGGGGTGGTGATCGCCATCGTCGCCGTGCTCGCCTTCACCCATCGCGTGCAGGTGTGGCAGCTCTACGCCATGGGCGTGCTGGTGGCCGCGGGCTTCTGGATGTTCTGGCCTACCATCACCGCCCTCATCCAGGAACTGTCGCCGGAGGAGGAATTCGTCGGCGCCAACACCATGCTGCTCGCCGGGCTGCAGGGCGGATGGATGATCGCCGGCGCCCTGGTTGGCTTCGTGTACGAGCACATCCATCTGAGCGGCATCCTTGCCGTCGATGTCGCGACCTATGTGATCTCCTTCCTCTGCTACCTCGCGGTCCGCAAAGGCAGAGTGACGGTCGCCCAACGTGATCTGCCGCCCGGGGTGGCCGAAGGCTCCTGGGGCCAGTTTCTGCACGAACTGCGCGCCGGGCTCAAGTACCTGCATGGGCGGCGCTCGGTGGTCCTGCTGGGCATCGCGTGGGCGTTGTTCATCGCCGGCATGCTGACCCAGGGCGTGGTTACCGCGCCGCTCAGTGACCGCATCCTGCACGGCGGCGCCCAGGGGTATGGCTGGCTGAACATGGGATGGGCGATCGGGGCCTTCAGCAGCGCCCTGTACGCGTCCCTGGTCATCCGCTACCTGCGCGGCCGCCGCGCCGTCACTTTCGCCATGGCCGTCCTGGCGATTAGCCTGACGCTGGCGCCGCACTCCCGCGTCCTGCCGCTGGCCGTGTTGTGCTACATCGTCATGGGATCGGGCCGCGGCATCGGTGGCGTCGGCATCTCCTCCAGCATGATGGAGATGGTCCCCAAACACTTCATGGGACGGGTGCAGAACACCTTCTACTTCCTGGGCACGCTGCTGCAATTGATCACCTGCATCGCCGTGGGCGCGGTCGCTCACCACCTCTCCCTGGCGCTGGGCTTCGCCATCATCGGATTGATGTACGCCGTTGCCGCCCTGACCTCCGCCTGGCCGGTGGCGAAGGCGCAGGAGGCCCCGGCCGAGCCGGTGCCGGAATCCGCCGAGGCGACTTGACGCAACTTGGTACTTGGTACTGAGTACTGGGTACTTCTCTTCTGTTATTCTTTTTCGTCTCACGGGAGATCGCATGTCCTTGCAAGGCCGCACCGCCATAGTCTTCGGCGTCGCCAACAAGCGCTCCATCGCCTGGGCCATTGCGCAGAAGCTTCAGGCCGCCGGCGCCCGCCTCGCCATCACCTACCAGAACGAGCGCCTGGAGCAGGAGGCCAAGGACCTCATCCAGTCGCTGCCCGGAGCCGAGGCTTTCATGTGCGACGTCTCCAAGGACGAGGAGATCGCCCGCCTGTTCGAGCAGTTGAAGTCGCGTTACGGCAAGCTGCACACTCTGGTCCACAGCGTCGCCTACGCGCCCGCCGAGGAGCTCAAGGGAGACTTCATCAACACCAGCCGCGAAGGC harbors:
- a CDS encoding sigma-54 dependent transcriptional regulator, coding for MSQEKVLIVEDEDNARTGLAEMVGTWGYRTETARDGLEALEKAAAWSPAVVITDIKMPRMDGIELLQRLAELPVPIMAIVVTAQGSGEVGFQAGQLGAYSYIEKPIHPARLRNLLENATRQHETEVELEVTRRKLRDTGTLGSLVGSSKKMQEIFRLVEMVAPSTASVLITGESGTGKELVARTIHNLSPRKSKPFVAINCSAIPETLIESEIFGHEKGAFTGALERRAGCFELAEEGTLLLDEIGEMPVGTQAKLLRVLEDRKLRRLGSKVETEVDVRVLAATNKVPEEAVAKGELRNDVYYRLNVFNIHMPALREHKEDLPQLVEALLAEVNAKHGRQVARVSEPVMELFLKYGWPGNVRELRNTLERAVIVCEGAAVEQKHLPPGFGSLLPRPPVAEANAVRVSVGTTVEEAEKALILKTLEATNNNKTRAAEILGISLKTLHNKLKEYGSTVTNGVAAGSGT
- a CDS encoding ATP-binding protein, whose translation is MARIHLKTKLVLAITLMVMALVAVLSSIYLSHLVRQRVEEVYQSAQFVGHEVFHATRQALEVDLSSTKADLSDPAGLRAAIEEVLTTDPGLNSLLQSIVGYSPTIYDVAIVDPRGRALLHTDADKTGKLVPERDDFAVVRNGSIRQQVGMVFGPARVFEIRIPLERDGQPFGAIRVGISTVFLKNTLQPQLTSAVLFSGLAILVSLALAAGLSNLALKPLEAINRRLDLLTAGQPVPEKESARSDEYGVVTNKIDRLGQQVRDVKEVFSALKENLDQIMANLEDGLMLFTRDWRAVLVSAAVERFLGQPRHQMLGHDVREIFDENTRLGRIVRDAFQLRQDVGVCEVDTEEGRRVQVSVDFIEENGERIGALITLRDAESVRRIEDEIELSRRLAAIGRLTSGVAHEVKNPINAIVVHLEVLRQKLHAVDPDTQRHMDVIGAEIQRLDRVVQTLVDFTRPVELRLADHDLRRIVDDVLMLAAPEAERLGVAIERNLAGGPLPVKVDADLLKQAVLNIVINGVQAMPRGGSLTVSVGRHDPEAWIEVRDQGGGIPPDIRDKIFNLYFTTKKAGSGIGLAMTYRVMQLHNGSVEFESRDGEGTTFRLHLPLAAAHEQPPAELAAQP
- a CDS encoding tetratricopeptide repeat protein; amino-acid sequence: MKNRFLAIILVAVSTAPAAAQVQSILIEAGTPEDAAIQAITKESDDAKRLAMWEEFVAKYASSPAAVAYGDSQIAQHYLSAGDAAKALAYGDKAMAAVPNNLDILMSQTMAAQQLKDNGKIMGYASLGGKAINGIKKAPAPPGVEAADWAAKLEGQRQQVQQQFEFFDGAAFNAVAAEQNAKKRVEYAQKYDESFSDGRYIDQVHQLAITGLLQAQDFTALAKYGEAALAASPNNVATLSLLAYALAEDPNPRNPYLARAMEHARKAVGLGKADAPEADRTIKLSVGLAHEALGYALMKQDKTAAAISEFKSASDLLKDDPGSQEVVLFRLGYAYAKLKRYAEAREALNATIALKGPFEKQARDVLAKVNAAGTAR
- a CDS encoding MFS transporter — encoded protein: MRRALQHRGLRLIFVANLISMVGSGMNTAAVTWYILQATHSEMSLSLLVVLQTVPAMLMLPFTGVIIDREDRRRLVMLLDAGRGVVIAIVAVLAFTHRVQVWQLYAMGVLVAAGFWMFWPTITALIQELSPEEEFVGANTMLLAGLQGGWMIAGALVGFVYEHIHLSGILAVDVATYVISFLCYLAVRKGRVTVAQRDLPPGVAEGSWGQFLHELRAGLKYLHGRRSVVLLGIAWALFIAGMLTQGVVTAPLSDRILHGGAQGYGWLNMGWAIGAFSSALYASLVIRYLRGRRAVTFAMAVLAISLTLAPHSRVLPLAVLCYIVMGSGRGIGGVGISSSMMEMVPKHFMGRVQNTFYFLGTLLQLITCIAVGAVAHHLSLALGFAIIGLMYAVAALTSAWPVAKAQEAPAEPVPESAEAT
- a CDS encoding SDR family oxidoreductase; the encoded protein is MSLQGRTAIVFGVANKRSIAWAIAQKLQAAGARLAITYQNERLEQEAKDLIQSLPGAEAFMCDVSKDEEIARLFEQLKSRYGKLHTLVHSVAYAPAEELKGDFINTSREGFRVAHDISVYSLIAVTRAAAPLMEDGGSVITLTYYGA